Proteins encoded in a region of the Leishmania panamensis strain MHOM/PA/94/PSC-1 chromosome 15 sequence genome:
- a CDS encoding succinate dehydrogenase, putative (TriTrypDB/GeneDB-style sysID: LpmP.15.1000), with amino-acid sequence MPSAPLPGRLVNYSSPLYMYHHLMKNSTTKAPQLYTAKDNSKTAMHLITRRAPNANYTVNRWYLKEKVDSSNRMRLEGLYECVLCASCTGSCPQYWWNREHFLGPAVLLQSYRWLVEPLDRDFDERVRLFETGSLVNMCHNIFNCTITCPKFLNPGLASKEIKRLSSPSTKRVGPAIEMKPIKN; translated from the coding sequence atgcCGTCCGCACCTCTCCCCGGTCGACTGGTGAACTACAGCAGCCCGCTGTACATGTATCACCACCTCATGAAGAACTCGACGACCAAGGCGCCACAGCTGTACACGGCCAAGGACAACAGCAAAACGGCGATGCACCTCATCACGCGTCGCGCCCCCAACGCAAACTATACGGTGAATCGGTGGTACCTGAAGGAAAAGGTCGACTCCAGCAACCGCATGCGCCTCGAGGGGCTGTACGAGTGTGTGCTCTGCGCCTCTTGCACCGGTTCCTGCCCGCAGTACTGGTGGAACCGCGAACACTTCTTAGGTCCCGCTGTGCTTCTGCAGTCGTACCGCTGGCTCGTCGAGCCCCTCGACCGTGACTTTGAcgagcgtgtgcgcctgttCGAGACGGGTAGCCTGGTGAACATGTGCCACAACATATTCAACTGCACCATCACATGCCCCAAGTTCCTCAACCCTGGCCTGGCATCGAAGGAGATCAAGCGCTTGTCGTCGCCATCGACGAAGCGTGTTGGACCAGCAATCGAGATGAAGCCTATCAAGAActga
- a CDS encoding hypothetical protein (TriTrypDB/GeneDB-style sysID: LpmP.15.0990) gives MSLQFTVSGPNIRVLLSVLTCVSRLGEAVYVVGLSDGIEISAVSPGRNGYMAVRVHARCFDRFLLEPPSHRSTVDHGSGLVATDAAAGGNADVSSVDTPNPSLCLLTKTLVATVLRQHNNVQSLDFQYRTAASSGSAAAAMAESDADKDSSDADHDLWKGRADADVVRWHCTYARNLTKTFLLRLAEGEPTSVYADLSRYRFEVCGDARTYGSLLASLPSSANQCALTLPESGGLELRSVRQAGSSSSSSAAAASSRESGSAAAPSGSTRAADGSSTVVTAFESTFTLFRFFEPTASPPVASTGAAATELEVGPSEVSPTPFSITPQQQQQQRPQRNFAVSVPDHPPWATATVNFVSLPSKTFDVKPFKNAAWLAEQLGVQLHLLTGEEGVPLIIASITPEEVRQWRESLSCTGSAAGRPLLVTSNSPPTSAPTFISFILYVAALDSTPSAGRASGSGGAPVGVADTSIVTAISSAASSPRTSMHHRTSKGGGAAQAAVAATPAPGYGEEENGEHDGMLVSSGTLSHVEASLASTNTAARGGGMVGRLSRESNSTVNSAYVTPRPTASPSELVMVMTGGDTPSTRSADTGGGDAAHKALGLPRGVTASSLPGCSTVTMPGATAHSAAQPISSSHTTTFTALNTMYPLDFDAFVRTYTSMNEADGDAEEEDAQDAELREFLASCVASMS, from the coding sequence ATGTCACTCCAGTTCACGGTGAGTGGCCCGAACATCCGTGTTCTCCTCAGTGTTCTCACCTGCGTCAGTCGCCTCGGTGAGGCCGTGTACGTTGTGGGGCTGAGCGACGGAATCGAAATCAGTGCCGTGTCGCCGGGCCGCAATGGCTACATGGCGGTGAGGGTGCACGCGCGCTGCTTCGACCGCTTCCTACTGGAGCCCCCATCCCACAGAAGCACTGTTGATCATGGCAGCGGCCTTGTGGCTACGGATGCAGCCGCGGGGGGTAATGCAGACGTCAGCAGCGTGGATACCCCCAACCCTTCCTTGTGTCTGCTCACCAAGACGCTCGTCGCGACAGTACTGCGACAGCACAACAACGTGCAAAGCCTTGACTTTCAGTACCGCACCGCAGCGTCCTCCggcagtgcggcggcagcaatgGCGGAGAGCGACGCGGATAAGGACAGCTCTGACGCTGACCATGACCTTTGGAAGGGTCGCGCGGACGCGGACGTGGTGCGGTGGCACTGCACCTATGCGCGCAACCTCACCAAGACGTTTCTCCTCCGCCtagcagagggagagccgACCAGCGTCTACGCGGACCTGTCGCGCTACCGCTTTGAGGTCTGTGGAGACGCCCGCACATACGGCAGCCTTCTTGCCTCGCTGCCATCGAGTGCGAATCAGTGTGCGTTGACGCTGCCAGAGAGTGGCGGGCTGGAGCTGCGCTCGGTACGGCAGGCGGGgtcatcatcgtcatcctctgcggcggcagcaagcAGTCGTGAGAGCGgctcagctgcggcaccttCGGGTAGCACCAGGGCAGCGGACGGCAGCTCCacggtggtgacggcgtTCGAGAGTACCTTCACActcttccgcttcttcgAACCCACTGCCTCACCACCGGTGGCAAGCACgggcgctgcggcaacggAGCTGGAGGTTGGCCCGTCAGAGGTGTCGCCAACGCCGTTCTCCATTaccccacagcagcaacaacagcagcgtccCCAGCGCAACTTTGCGGTGTCTGTCCCGGATCACCCACCATGGGCCACCGCTACAGTGAACTTTGTTTCGCTGCCAAGCAAAACGTTTGACGTGAAGCCCTTCAAGAATGCTGCGTGGCTAGCAGAGCAGCTCGGGgtccagctgcacctcctcacgGGCGAGGAAGGTGTGCCACTCATCATCGCGAGCATCACAccagaggaggtgcggcaATGGCGCGAGAGCCTATCCTGCACTGGTAGCGCGGCAGGACGCCCGTTGTTGGTGACGAGCAACTCGCCTCCCACCTCTGCACCAACGTTCATCTCGTTCATTCTGTAcgtggcagcgctggacTCGACGCCAAGCGCCGGCAGAGCCTCTGGATCCGGTGGCGCACCTGTCGGTGTCGCAGACACGAGCATCGTAACCGCCATCAGCTCCGCAGCCAGCTCCCCCCGCACCAGCATGCACCACCGAACGTCgaagggcggcggtgccgctcaAGCTGCCGTGGCCGCGACGCCGGCACCAGGGtacggagaggaggagaacgggGAGCACGATGGCATGCtggtgagcagcggcacgctgtCCCACGTGGAGGCCAGCTTGGCGAGCACCAATACCgccgccagaggtggtggaaTGGTGGGGCGCCTGTCTCGCGAGAGCAACAGCACCGTCAACTCAGCGTATGTGACCCCGCGACCGACTGCGTCCCCGTCGGAGTTGGTGATGGTCATGACCGGTGGCGACACTCCGAGCACCCGTAGTGCTGATaccggcggtggtgacgcgGCCCACAAAGCTCTTGGCCTCCCAAGGGGTGTCacagcgtcgtcgctgccgggGTGCTCCACTGTGACCATGCCAGGTGCCACAGCGCATTCTGCGGCGCAGCCGATCTCGTCctcgcacaccaccaccttcactgCTCTTAACACAATGTACCCGCTTGACTTTGACGCGTTTGTGCGCACCTACACCTCCATGAATGAGGCGGACGGCGacgcggaagaggaggatgcgCAGGATGCTGAGTTGCGCGAGTTCCTCGCCAGCTGTGTCGCCTCCATGTCGTGA
- a CDS encoding 2Fe-2S iron-sulfur cluster binding domain containing protein, putative (TriTrypDB/GeneDB-style sysID: LpmP.15.0970) translates to MSNSEGCERLTTIPGACPTPLELGVSGWNILHSSAAVYPYKPSAVQQTAMKNFIESWAHVYACSWCAYHMREYVHNHPPDVRDKLTASRYVCEMHNEVNERLGKDAFDCSPDVVLRRWHPGYPNKMEDKPTIEEQLAASEREKSTAKEAKRRQQEEERRISELGLHTREAAPKDGAAWRDASEAASKKAGGGLWSWWLSGKPALSTPAAKSNAPPGSNSSAPPPTTQHWQSTSTSGALTTPPTGALASAAADVANVGATPPRHGWATSLSEVHESSVMPTPSRGKAANDVTDIDAVLERLKRCQVYCPEDEELKH, encoded by the coding sequence ATGTCGAACAGCGAAGGGTGCGAGCGTCTCACCACCATCCCTGGTGCGTGCCCGACGCCGCTAGAGCTGGGCGTGTCAGGGTGGAACATCCTTCACTCCTCGGCCGCTGTCTACCCGTACAAACCGTCCGCCGTGCAACAGACAGCGATGAAGAACTTCATCGAGTCGTGGGCGCACGTGTACGCGTGCAGCTGGTGTGCCTACCACATGCGAGAGTACGTGCACAACCACCCTCCAGACGTTCGCGACAAGCTCACCGCATCACGCTACGTGTGTGAGATGCACAACGAGGTGAATGAGCGGCTCGGCAAAGATGCCTTCGATTGTTCCCCTGACGTGGTACTACGTCGGTGGCACCCTGGGTACCCAAATAAGATGGAAGACAAGCCAACgatcgaggagcagctggcagCGTCGGAACGGGAAAAGTCCACAGcaaaggaggcgaagcgccgTCAGCAAGAGGAAGAACGGCGCATCAGTGAGTTAGGGCTGCACACCCGCGAGGCGGCCCCAAAAGACGGTGCAGCCTGGCGGGACGCGAGTGAGGCAGCATCAAAGAAAGCGGGTGGCGGCTTGTGGAGCTGGTGGCTCTCTGGCAAACCGGCCTTAAGCACACCTGCAGCCAAGAGCAACGCACCGCCAGGCTCAAACTcgtcagctccgcctccgacTACACAACACTGGCagagcacctccacctcagGTGCACTCACGACGCCACCGACTGGTGCGCTGGcgtccgccgctgctgacgtcgcCAACGTTGGTGCTACTCCTCCCCGCCATGGCTGGGCTACCTCCCTCTCGGAGGTGCATGAGAGCTCTGTGATGCCCACCCCGTCGCGCGGCAAGGCTGCGAATGACGTCACCGACATCGATGCCGTTCTCGAGCGGCTAAAGCGGTGTCAAGTGTACTGCCCAGAGGACGAAGAACTCAAGCACTAG
- a CDS encoding 60S ribosomal protein L6, putative (TriTrypDB/GeneDB-style sysID: LpmP.15.1010), producing the protein MATAVKCAAKRKAAKKVSRKSPEYTTLRKSCAPGAIAIILAGRFRGRRAVILKQLPHNGPLVVSGPMKYSGVPIRRIDSRYVIATSTKVDISSVDTSSITPEVFLRPKAEKPTKCEGDFMGDKQKAKAEKAAKKTSKAEKKTVVSDARAQLQKKIDAALVAAIKKDAQGKEKAGYLRSVFTVKPGDAPHRWNW; encoded by the coding sequence ATGGCCACCGCTGTCAAGTGCGCTGCGAAGAGGAAGGCCGCGAAGAAAGTGTCGCGCAAGAGCCCCGAGTACACGACCCTGCGCAAGAGTTGTGCCCCTGGCGCCATCGCGATCATCCTTGCCGGCCGCTTTCGCGGTCGCCGCGCCGTGATcctgaagcagctgccgcacaaCGGCCCGCTGGTCGTGTCCGGCCCGATGAAGTATAGCGGCGTCCCCATCCGCCGCATCGACTCCCGTTACGTGATCGCCACGAGCACCAAGGTCGATATCTCCAGCGTTGACACGTCGTCCATCACCCCTGAGGTGTTTCTGCGCCCCAAGGCGGAGAAGCCGACCAAGTGCGAAGGAGACTTCATGGGTGACAAGCAAAAGGCtaaggcggagaaggctgCCAAGAAAACCTccaaggcggagaagaagacCGTCGTGTCGGACGCGCGCGCccagctgcagaagaagaTCGACGCCGCTCTCGTCGCGGCCATCAAGAAGGACGCTCAGGGTAAGGAGAAGGCCGGCTACCTGCGCTCTGTCTTCACAGTGAAGCCGGGTGatgcgccgcaccgctggAACTGGTAA
- the UBA5 gene encoding E1-like ubiquitin-activating enzyme, putative (TriTrypDB/GeneDB-style sysID: LpmP.15.0980), with amino-acid sequence MSSSSSPAPRKFSAEVRDDNPYSRLMALQRMGVVDDYESIRDKAVAIIGAGGVGSVVAEMLTRCGIGKLLLFDYDTVEMANMNRLFYRPEQQGLKKVEAAKETLKDINPDTVVEPHAYNITSTEQWQRFSDALTKGGVSPNSPIDLLLCCVDNFQARLTVNLACLTYKLPWMESGVAENAVSGHIQLLLPGVTPCYECCPPLVVATGLSEAKREGVCAASLPTTMGIVAGFLAQNTLKYLLHFGEVSEYIGYDAMRDHFPRVELKANPECRNALCGERQAAYAAKVRAMGEAAHPLYAARKARADRAEKEQQAARARAKACAAEWGITVEAEGKDSLVVHGKMVGSSSAAGEASSTTTSALPGREGEGVSGLEYAYAGTAGDSANVADEDKYVKTTGASIEELMARMKAIQ; translated from the coding sequence atgtcatcctcctcctcgccagcGCCGAGGAAGTTCAGCGCCGAGGTGCGCGACGACAACCCCTACAGTCGTCTGATGGCACTGCAACGGATGGGTGTCGTGGACGACTACGAGAGTATTCGCGATAAGGCGGTCGCCATCAttggcgccggcggcgtaGGCTCCGTCGTGGCGGAGATGCTGACGCGCTGCGGCATTGGCAAgctccttctcttcgacTACGATACGGTGGAGATGGCGAACATGAATCGTCTCTTCTACCGCCCCGAGCAACAGGGGCTGAAGAAAGTAGAAGCCGCCAAGGAGACACTGAAGGACATCAACCCTGACACAGTCGTCGAGCCGCACGCCTACAACATTACCTCGACAGAGCAATGGCAACGCTTCTCGGACGCACTGACAAAGGGCGGCGTCTCTCCTAACTCGCCAATCGATCtcctgctgtgctgcgtcgACAACTTCCAGGCACGTCTCACCGTGAACCTCGCGTGCCTGACGTACAAGCTGCCGTGGATGGAGAGTGGCGTCGCCGAGAACGCCGTCAGCGGACAcattcagctgctgctgcccggcGTCACTCCGTGCTACGAGTGCTGTCCTCCGCTCGTTGTCGCCACCGGCTTGTCAGAGGCGAAGCGAGAGGGCGTCTGCGCTGCCTCACTGCCGACCACTATGGGCATCGTCGCTGGCTTCCTGGCGCAGAACACGCTCAAGTACCTCCTGCATTTCGGCGAGGTCTCCGAGTACATCGGCTACGACGCCATGCGCGACCACTTCCCTCGCGTCGAGCTGAAGGCAAATCCAGAGTGCCGCAACGCGCTGTGCGGGGAGCGACAGGCCGCCTACGCGGCGAAGGTGCGGGCAAtgggcgaggcggcgcaccCGCTTTATGCCGCGCGCAAGGCCCGTGCAGATCgcgcagagaaggagcagcaggcggcgcggGCGCGGGCGAAGGCCTGCGCGGCCGAGTGGGGTATCACGGTGGAGGCTGAAGGCAAGGACTCACTCGTCGTCCACGGTAAGATGGTGGgcagctcctccgctgcgGGCGAGGCAAGCAGTACGACCACCTCCGCCCTGccgggaagagaaggggagggcgTGAGCGGACTCGAGTACGCGTACGCCGGCACTGCGGGAGACAGCGCCAATGTCGCGGATGAAGACAAGTATGTCAAAACAACCGGTGCATCTATTGAGGAGCTCATGGCACGTATGAAGGCGATTCAGTAA